The Pirellulales bacterium genome segment CCCCGTGGATCAATTGAATCGCTACTGGAAGTGGGTGGACGAAGGCTACTTAAGCAGCAATGGTCGCTGCTTCGACGTGGGTAACACTGTCTACGACGCCCTCGAACGCTTCCGGCAAACGGGCGAACCGTTAAGCGGCTCCGCCGATCCGCGCTCCGCCGGCAACGGCTGCATCATGCGGCTCGCGCCCGTGCCGATGTTCTTCCATCCAAACCACGAGCAAGCCGTTGAGATGTCCGGCGAGAGTTCGCGCACCACCCACGGCGCGCCCGAATGCGTCGAGGCGTGCCGACTCTTGGGCGGAATTCTTAGCCGCACACTTGCGGGAGCGAACAAGGAGGAAGCGCTCCTCCATCACGGCGTTACCGGTCTCTGCTGTGACAAGATTCTGGCTATTTCTCGGGGCGCTTACCGAACAAAATCCGAAAGCGAAATCAAAGGCTCCGGCTATGTCGTCCACAGCCTGGAGGCGGCGCTTTGGTGTTTCTGGCACGCCGACGACTTCCGGGAAGCCGTTTTGCGAGCAGCGAATCTCGGCGACGACGCGGATACGACCGCGGCAGTTTGTGGTCAGATCGCCGGGGCTCACTTCGGCGAGTCGGGAGTGCCCAAGACTTGGTT includes the following:
- a CDS encoding ADP-ribosylglycohydrolase family protein, producing MDLQDRFRGCLLGLACGDAVGTTVEFCARGKFTPVTDLVGGGVFGLEPGEWTDDTSMALCLATSLTELGRFDPVDQLNRYWKWVDEGYLSSNGRCFDVGNTVYDALERFRQTGEPLSGSADPRSAGNGCIMRLAPVPMFFHPNHEQAVEMSGESSRTTHGAPECVEACRLLGGILSRTLAGANKEEALLHHGVTGLCCDKILAISRGAYRTKSESEIKGSGYVVHSLEAALWCFWHADDFREAVLRAANLGDDADTTAAVCGQIAGAHFGESGVPKTWLDRLVMYNEIRGLADCLQQKGKTNLATCQD